From Erigeron canadensis isolate Cc75 chromosome 5, C_canadensis_v1, whole genome shotgun sequence:
CCTTTTATAGGTTAAATATGTTTCCTACCGTTATTACTTTCACCCTCTGAATCGTGAATCTTTATGAACACATATAGCAAGGAGAATGTTGAAGAGCTTGTGAAGTCTCAGGCAAAAGAGATAAAGGAAATCGAGGAAGAAAGGGAGAGGTTGATGAAATTGCATGAAGAGGAGGTGGCTGAAATGAAAAGCAAGCATGGGAATGAAGAGATAGAAATGGAGCAAAAATTTAACTCAAAATTGGACCAGTTGATGGTAAAATTGCACTTGGTAAAAGGCTAGTATCAAAAGCTTTATTTAGCTAGAATTTTCCAAACCTCATCATGTTATAGTTTTGGTGAGGTCCATGTAGTTAGCATGTGGTTCAACTGCTATGCAAGTGTTTGCATCTCCAAAGAACTTGTGTTTATGCTGCTTAGCTCTATCTTGTTTCTGTTTTGCTGCATGGAGTTGTAGTCGTGACCTTGTGGGTGTGTATATGTATCGTTACCGTTATGCACTTCTTATTTTCTTGGTTATCTTCGTGCAATTGCAGCAATATATGTAATACATGTTTGTCAAATTGGTGACGCTTTTATTCACTTGCATGCGACAGGAACACAATATGTTTGGTTCAACTCGGTTCAAATTTTTGTAAAAAGCCTTTTTTTGGCTTGGTTATCTTGTATTAGCTGTAAATTTAGTTCGAATATTTTATGTCTCCTTAGTAAATCTAAACTAGAAACCAAGTATTTATGTGTGGTCCGTGGTTTGGTTTTTAGATAAAACTGTTCTATTGTTCTTGATTTTCTGATTTTGGTCCCATCCTGTGTAGTTGCAGTCTGATTAACACCATCAACTCCATAATCATCCGACACAATCTAGTGAAATATTAATGTTTCTATTATGTTTTGCTGCTCCTTTCGAGTAATTGTTAGTTTGTGATGATTATACATGCTCAAACCTTTGATGGATCACTTATTGTCGAAactatttctttcttttattttttgattttggcGGTCTTCCTGTTGGTCATTAAATAACTGGCTCAAAAAGTGTATCAGATTCACCGATTAGTTTAGTAATCATCATAAATTGTAATAGCAAACTGAGAGACCACATTTGGAACAAAGCAACTTATCAAATTTTTCGTTACCATCATTATGTGAATCACTATTTGTATTTTGACATAATGTATTGATTAGTTTAGTAATcactattttttaatatatcttgattaatgaataaatgtttgggctccatgaattttatggactAAATACGTGagtccacacctaagcttagttatattcccatcccctatacatatatatgtatcatgtTTTCATGTATGATTATGAACTTGGTTGTGGTTTTTATATTGTTCACggaaagttttatataattcGACAAAAACTTCCATTTTTCCCTTTAAATTTGTccttatatatcatatatgaatgGTTGTTATATCATCTCTCTTCCGCAACTCAGATGGGTTCTGCAGTCGGCGAAAGTCAAGTGCATTCTATGGATTCAATTTAGGTATGTGTAGGGCAGTTTCCTCTGTTTTTATACTCTTTATTAGTTATGTACTTTTTGTGCTAGGgaattaaaattgaatttaatCTGTAAGGGGTAAAATTTGATAGATGAAGTAGTCTTTTCACCTTTGTTATATTGTCGTTGTTTTCTTTCTTGTAGTGATGCCGGTTGTTCAAAGACGAGTGAAAGGACCTATGTGGTTGCATTTCCTGATTGGGGTAAGTTTCTTACTACTGTTGTTTGGTGCACATTCACCTTAAGGGAGCGACGTAATACTTTCTATTTTGTTTTGCTCTCAATTAGTTCTTGCTTGTTCTTCCATATATGGACACTTTTATAAGTTTTGCATCATATGTGTGACACCACTTTTGCTTATTAATTGATATTTATTTCACTGACCCATGTTCAGTGAACACATATATCGTAAATTACACTAGCATTGACTCTTAAGCTGATAAGTTCAAACAACTTTTGAGCTTTGATATGTGTTTAGAAGTGGAAAGTTTGACCAAATTTCTTATATATGGGTCCGTTCCGGTTATAATACATATCTGATAGGCCAAACGcctaaagtttagaaaatgtcTCCAGGCACACATGACTGAGTGGGTTTTGCCTAAAACAGAGAAAATAAAGTTGGTTTCGAAAAGAATCCCCAACAAGTCTTTCAATTGGATTCCTTTTTCTTCTGTCCACAAGCACATTGAAAGCCCCAGAAAGTGTATTGTAAATGCTTTTTGTCATGTACAACctcataaattatattattctatattaatttattgttGATATAATATACATTTGCAATCATTTTGACACTAGTTATTCATATAGGAAAAATTATGTGCAAAAGGTGTTCTGTTCTAGGTAAACACGACCAAACCGGTATAAAGGACGCATTTTAACCCAAACTATCTCAATGGGATTGACCCGTTAACCCAACTGCTCATTTTTACCACCTTTAGTCTAACggttttatatttatgtttttggttttccTTCTATGGTTTGTTGTGGTACAAGACTTTTAACTCCATTGTTTTATTGATGATTATCTTCTATTGATATCTTTCTGTTATTGGAAACTCTGATGCAGGCCCAGCCTGTGCTAGAGTTCTCATCAGCTTGTGCAGGATTGGCAGGTTAGCTTCAATTTTAGATCTGCATAACCCAACCCTTGTTCCATAACATCAGTTGGTCTTTTAGTCTTAATCTCTAAGCCCTTGTAGTTTTATGGATAATTTGATATGTATACTTCATTTGCTAGTTGGTGCGTAGGAGTTAAATAGCACCATGATACTATCATATAAGAAGCATTAAAATACGCCTGAATGTTAGCCATTTTCTCATCTATTTCAGTTTTGGTTGTAAGTGACTCAATTACTatctttgttgaatgaatttttgtaGGTGGTGCAATTCCAGCTCTTGCTCAACTAGCATCATCTTCTTATCACGCAGCAGTCTCATTCCCATCGTTATCCACATCACCTCCTAAGGATCATGAATTAAACAAATCGAGAACTTCTTCCACTCTATAGTCAGACAATACGGTGCGTCTTGTGCTCATGGATACAATGTCATGTATGAAAGCAAATGCTCTTCAAAGTCATGATTTACTGGGTTAAGGTGACCTGACTTCTTTGTCACTAACTACATGTACATCTTTCGAAATTTGGAATCTTATATGAAACTCTACACACACATTGTAGgtacatacttttttttgtagtttatGCATTACATAaccttatattaataattaacttaGCTTAGAATTAGGACCAGAATATCTCTTGCTATTTGGTGACAATATTTCTTAGTTAGTATCCCTGATTTTATGGGATTGTTATAACTAGAATTGTGGGTCTGTTGCTGTTTTAGTTCTCTATTAAAGAGGCCAGAATatgtaattgttatatacacataaataattaaactattTATGTTTCAGTCGCACATGGACTCAAAGACCCATGTCTAGCGTGTATATTTCTGTAGGCAATGGGTTGCTTTTACCTCAATGTGTCAGACTTAATTAGTTTTTATCCAtgcttttgtttgtttttgtgttcgtatttatttacatttttaggtTGTGTTACTGTTTTGAAAGAATATATGTTGGAGTGACGGAAAACTGTGATAAATAAGTTGTTGCTATAAGTCGATTGAGTAGGAATACAGGTGATCAGGTGATCAGCCGATCAGGTGGTTCATAATGATGATGTAAAGTAGTTGCAAAGTTGTCAACATAAGAGCATCGCTAGAGTATGCAGAAGGGAGTAGCTTGGCATGGGCAACTGCAGAAAAGATATATGCTTTTGGAGAACGGAAAAAAACATGAGAAAGTTCATTTGCGCTTCTGTAATATAAACAATGTGCAGGTTCTTCATGTTTGGGAGAAGCAGAAACAAGGTTGCAGAGTCAATGGTAAACTTATTAGTCctgtctttcattttttttttcttgagcTGTGTCTATGTTTGCGGTTGTGCCATTATTGATTCTGTGTAGCTTTGAAAATTCCTGGGGGTTATGTTCGCTGAGGCCATGATTTTTTTGGGTTAGTTGACTTAGTTCTTCGGCAAATGTCATACTTGTGTTGGAATGAGTAACTTGATGCAAGTTATGTAGTGGTAGTTGGTCTGGAGGCTGATATGTGGCTGTTTGAATTGCTGTAAGATCATTAGCACATTATAGTCTGGTTTGAACTTAGTACGCGAGATTAGGGCTCAAAGATTAGCTTGGCTGGTTCTAGTTTGAGCTGTTGCTATTAGTTTCTCTCTGAGGAGGTTCGAGTCTGTTTGGGGATGGAATGAGATTTTAGATTGTATGCCCACCGTATCAGTTCTAGTATGAAGACTCAAGCAAAGTGTGTCAGGATAAATTGATTCCCAAGGCTTCAAATAGATTAGTTTAAGACTTCAACCAGAAATCTTACTATTCAAAACTGATTATATCACAATGCTTGTAGAGTACCAATTGATCTAGGCATTTTGTAAAATCTTGGTGCCTGCAATCTCCATCTTTATATCTATACAAGTTTTAATGAATATGTGCAAGTTTTCGGTAGATTGAACAGGATCTGTGTCAGTGTCAGTATCGAATTATTAGCAGGTTTTTTTGTTAAAGGTCATAATATATTTCCTTTACTGTTTTCTggcataaaatgagaaataagAGAAAACTGGCTAAAGCTTTGCATGCCATAGCAAATCTAGTGAAGGTAATATCATCTAATGCAACAAATACAGAGAAATGAGAGTACAGTACAATACAATATCAAGTAGTTTTCTATGCCAAGAACATTTGACGCTTTCTTACAACAAGAAGATCATTTACACTAACATCTGCTGATCCtcatgatgttaacatcatagaTAATTTTctttagaataataataataataataaaaaagaacctatactcatttttcaaatgatattTTACAATGTGCAATAGCTGCTTGGATGGATTGATCTCTTGAATAAAACGAATTCCTTCTTTCATCATGACTATTATCATGCATTGGGGAAGACTTGACTGAGACCGGACAACTTTTGCTACCCACTTGTTTTGACGTTCGCGTTATTCTAATATTCTTCATTATGGCATCCATCATCTTACTAAAACCATCACATCTCATCATTCGACATGATTTAATCTCTTCTTTACTTCGGTTTAGAGTATAAGTGTTCGTGACAAACTTGTTATTAACGCCGTTTTTTATGGTCATTAGACCACAATTTCTTTGCAAGtctattttatttagtttgtgGTCAGTGAAAGTTTTCTTGGTCTTCTTGTCGAATTTGTCAATTGGCGACGATTGCAGTCGCCAGGAGAGGTTTAGCGACGAGATGAGAATGCTCTTGATGGATCTTAGTTTCACCATGAACTTCCTTATGCCACCAAACCTAGCCGAGTTCCTTTGAAAATTCACAAGAgaatttatttaattactttAATACCGACCaagtacatatattaaaataaaaatatgaaactaaTAAAAACAAAGTAATATCCATATGTGAATTGAATATTTCTTGATATAAGACACAGAAGCAAAAGGACAATAACGTGTACATTGATCTAAAAGACAAATTTATTCTTGTAATAGAAAATTTTTTGGAGACGGCAAACATTATATCTTtcacaaatatgtttttttttacaagacTACTATTGGGTCAACGCATCTAGTATTTTCTATTTCGTGTCACTCTTGAGGTTATTAGACCTTTTCAACTAATTAAATGCAGTCTTACGTGCATAAAGAAAATTGTAagtttcatatcaaaattatacCGTCCATAAGTATACAACTGCTTAATGTTAACTTAAAAGTTTTGTTGAACAAAACTTTCATCTAAGTTTTTAGGATTCCAATACATAGTTACTATTAGcaagacatttttttttcctttttaatattACTCCCTAATTTAATTAGTACCTATAAAGGATTAAATAAACTTTGTTAGAGAAAATATTACCGGTTCTTTAGCTTTGGTAGATTTTTCTTGAATCTTCGTGACCGAGTTGCTCCTCGATCTTCAATGGGAGCCCCGAAGACGTATGGTGAATGCAACCCTTGATGACACCGTGGGCTAGTCACTCTTTGAAATATGCGTTTGTAATGGATTGAATTTTTGCTTTTGTTGTCATGTTTGTGCTTTTTATGAGCAACATCCATCACTTGAGAAGTTGCACAAGTGGAAGTGCTCATAGGTGATTCATGGTCGTGGAATGGATGGTTAGAGGTCGCAATGGGGGTAGTAGGAAAGTCGAGAAGGGTCGAAGAAGAATTAAATGAGAAACAAAATTCaagttcttcttctttttcatcGTTATGATTGGTTTTTGTGATCAATGCTGatagtgatggtggtggcggcaaaGATATTTCAAggtaattcttttttttatgaTGGTTTGAAATACGACGTCTAGTGTGATGGTGATCATCGACACCACCATCTTTATCGCCGGAGAGAAGCCCGACTTTTGAGGAAGTAGAGAAGGAGAAGCTTTCTGGATTTTGCAAGTCATTCATGTTTGTTAACTTGCAAGAAACTAATTTTATGTTTCTAACTTTATAAGTGTATAACATATGGTGGGCTTTTAGACCATAAGACAAACTTATAGATTATTAATTTTGGACCATAATCAATCTTGTTTAGCCGTCGGTAGTCATAAATCGTACGAGTATATTATAAAGATAGTAATGACAAAAGAGAACATATATCTTATCCAAATTATGGAAATAAAttgtttttaagttgtatttATATCTAAGATTATTGATACGTGTATGATTTGTGTTGAAgaatctttattttttagattttctgTGTTTTATGCATCAAAGTTGTCAAGTTGAAACACATTTCATAATCAATGGCGTAAAACGTCTACTTAAAGTTGCATCTAACCAATTACAAGATTGAAACACATTTCAGAATCCTTGGTGTGAATGTCGTGTGTGAGAAAATGGTCAAGgaatattgtaattgtaatattgAAATGATAAATATAGTCTTCGAAATTTACAAAAGTTATTGCATTCATAAGATTTGATTAGAACTTTTGCAAATTAAAATTCGCTCATGTTAATGGCCACAATTAGCTAGGAAGTACTATAATTAACGACATTTGGTGCTTTTTATATTGACTAGGCAAAAAATATTCTTTCAGTTATACACAAATATTCAAGTACTTTAACATCGTATTTATCTAGctaatcaaaaagtttgaaaactGACAACAAGATATTTGATATTTGACATGATAGCGTATATGTATACAATTTGAAAACTGAATAACTACAATAAACACGTacaattataatttgatatgcAACAAAAATTCACACACacgcaaaaaaaaaggaatttttAGTAATATACTTTCCCAATGTATCTAATTGCCAATGTTACAAAAGAATACAACATCGTAAAGGAGaataaaagaaggaaaaaaaaaaccgaaaaaaatcCCCCTCCAAATATACATTTTGTCACACTTTGAACTTTTGCATCCGATGGAGAAAACCGTTATCATACACTTACAACAACCTTTAACCGAAACAACCTCTAATGAACAAGGAAATCGAAGAAGATGATCGAT
This genomic window contains:
- the LOC122599510 gene encoding uncharacterized protein LOC122599510 — its product is MVVISSLFRNSDGFCSRRKSSAFYGFNLVMPVVQRRVKGPMWLHFLIGAQPVLEFSSACAGLAGGAIPALAQLASSSYHAAVSFPSLSTSPPKDHELNKSRTSSTL